In Ancalomicrobiaceae bacterium S20, the following proteins share a genomic window:
- a CDS encoding cation:proton antiporter, whose product MAGAIDLTAMKDTLLVLGTAGVIVPLMHRLKISPVLGFLAAGAVLGPHGLGAFESGRRWLHWITIENRDEIAGIADFGVVFLLFVIGLELSLGRLAIMRRLVFGLGAFQVLLSALLIGVVATWTGLEPSAALVVGACLSLSSTAIVVEVLAEQKRLTSITGRATFAILLFQDLAVVPILFLVETLGHGGSEASVFAGLGLALLKGIGAIAAITVSGRLLLRPLFRIVADTDNVELFMAATLLVVIGTGVATAVAGLSMALGAFVAGLLLAETEYRRAIEATIEPFKGLLLGVFFFSVGMGVDIPAVLANPWPVFSGALVLLLIKGVVTGLGARVFGLAPSHAIKTALLIGPGGEFAFIVIGLAVGLKLVPPDVAATVLAIVSLTMAAVPILDRIGVRVGRGIEKLVPPDPETLVLPPENPGVRAIVVGHGRVGQLVSGMLDTHRVPHLVIERDPTTVTVGRRKGRPVYFGDATNPVFLKSCGIEEADAVIVSINAADVADTIVETVRAMRPDMVVVARARDDAHARRLYERGATDAVPETIEASLQLSEAALVGLGVPMGPVIASIHEKRDEFRKALKEITARSPHASAEAKRDGFRSRRAAAAPTAKVDKPAAAAAALAPASRAPAPEAPAAPELEAGSKR is encoded by the coding sequence ATGGCGGGGGCGATCGACCTGACGGCGATGAAGGACACGCTGCTCGTGCTCGGCACGGCCGGCGTGATCGTGCCGTTGATGCACCGCCTCAAGATCAGCCCGGTGCTCGGCTTCCTCGCCGCCGGCGCGGTGCTCGGTCCGCACGGTCTCGGCGCTTTCGAGAGCGGCCGACGCTGGCTGCACTGGATCACCATCGAAAACCGCGACGAGATCGCCGGCATCGCCGATTTCGGCGTGGTGTTCCTGTTGTTCGTGATCGGTCTCGAACTCTCGCTCGGTCGTCTCGCCATCATGCGCCGGCTCGTGTTCGGGCTCGGCGCCTTCCAGGTGCTCTTGTCGGCGCTGCTGATCGGCGTGGTCGCGACCTGGACCGGGCTCGAACCCTCGGCCGCCCTGGTGGTCGGTGCCTGCCTGTCCCTGTCCTCGACCGCGATCGTCGTCGAGGTGCTGGCCGAACAGAAGCGCCTCACCTCGATCACCGGCCGCGCGACTTTCGCGATCCTGCTGTTCCAGGATCTCGCGGTCGTGCCGATCCTGTTCCTGGTCGAGACGCTCGGCCACGGCGGCAGCGAGGCTTCGGTCTTCGCCGGCCTCGGCCTGGCGCTGCTCAAGGGCATCGGCGCGATCGCCGCGATCACGGTCAGCGGCCGGCTGCTGCTCCGGCCGCTGTTCCGGATCGTCGCCGACACCGACAACGTCGAGCTGTTCATGGCCGCGACCCTGCTGGTCGTGATCGGCACGGGCGTCGCAACCGCGGTCGCCGGCCTGTCGATGGCGCTCGGCGCCTTCGTCGCCGGCCTCCTGCTGGCCGAGACCGAATATCGCCGCGCGATCGAGGCGACCATCGAGCCGTTCAAGGGCCTGCTGCTCGGCGTGTTCTTCTTCTCGGTCGGCATGGGCGTCGACATTCCGGCCGTGCTCGCCAATCCCTGGCCCGTGTTCTCCGGCGCGCTCGTGCTGTTGCTGATCAAGGGCGTCGTCACCGGCCTCGGCGCCCGCGTCTTCGGCCTGGCGCCGTCGCATGCGATCAAGACCGCGTTGCTGATCGGCCCGGGCGGCGAATTCGCCTTCATCGTGATCGGACTGGCGGTCGGGCTGAAGCTCGTGCCGCCCGATGTCGCCGCCACCGTGCTCGCGATCGTCTCGCTGACCATGGCGGCGGTGCCGATCCTCGACCGCATCGGCGTCCGGGTCGGCCGCGGCATCGAGAAGCTCGTGCCGCCGGATCCGGAAACCCTGGTGCTGCCGCCGGAAAATCCCGGCGTGCGCGCGATCGTGGTCGGCCATGGCCGGGTCGGTCAGCTCGTCTCCGGCATGCTCGACACCCATCGTGTGCCGCATCTGGTCATCGAGCGCGACCCCACCACCGTGACGGTCGGCCGCCGCAAGGGCCGGCCGGTCTATTTCGGCGACGCCACCAATCCGGTGTTCCTGAAGAGCTGCGGCATCGAAGAGGCCGATGCCGTGATCGTCTCGATCAACGCCGCCGACGTCGCCGACACGATCGTGGAGACCGTGCGCGCCATGCGCCCGGACATGGTGGTGGTCGCCCGCGCCCGCGACGACGCCCACGCCCGCCGCCTCTATGAACGCGGCGCGACCGATGCCGTCCCCGAGACGATCGAGGCGAGCCTGCAGCTCTCCGAGGCCGCGCTCGTCGGCTTGGGCGTCCCCATGGGCCCGGTGATCGCTTCCATTCACGAGAAGCGCGACGAATTCCGCAAGGCGCTGAAGGAGATCACCGCCCGCTCGCCGCATGCGAGCGCCGAGGCTAAGCGCGACGGTTTCCGCAGTCGCCGTGCCGCAGCCGCCCCCACCGCCAAGGTCGACAAGCCCGCGGCCGCCGCGGCCGCCCTGGCCCCAGCGTCTCGCGCCCCCGCCCCCGAAGCACCGGCCGCGCCGGAACTCGAAGCCGGTTCGAAGCGCTGA